One genomic window of Polyangium aurulentum includes the following:
- a CDS encoding thioredoxin family protein, with amino-acid sequence MARLAWLFAAALLAGCGRDEPIVVGADLAPLPASPAPTQPPPKPAQAAPAPPAPAQPPAAAANAGGESWNAAQIKWLSYADGLARAKAENKPICLVFYTEWCPHCRNYSRVFNDPKIVERAREFVMIRVNPDEQSDIGEKYAPDGGYVPRTFFLAPDGTLMADVRAPRPQFVYFFDEHNPASLLAGMEAALKKRGG; translated from the coding sequence ATGGCAAGGCTCGCATGGCTCTTCGCCGCGGCCCTGCTCGCGGGATGCGGGCGTGACGAGCCCATCGTGGTCGGCGCCGATCTCGCGCCGCTGCCGGCGTCCCCGGCGCCTACGCAGCCGCCGCCCAAGCCCGCGCAAGCGGCGCCCGCGCCTCCCGCGCCCGCCCAGCCTCCCGCGGCGGCGGCGAACGCGGGCGGCGAGAGCTGGAATGCGGCGCAAATCAAGTGGCTGAGCTACGCCGACGGCCTCGCGCGGGCGAAGGCCGAGAACAAGCCGATCTGCCTGGTCTTCTACACGGAGTGGTGCCCGCACTGCCGCAACTACAGCCGCGTCTTCAACGATCCGAAGATCGTCGAGCGCGCGCGCGAATTCGTGATGATTCGCGTGAACCCCGACGAGCAGTCCGACATCGGCGAGAAGTACGCGCCCGACGGCGGCTACGTGCCGCGCACGTTCTTCCTCGCGCCCGACGGCACCCTGATGGCCGACGTGCGCGCCCCGCGGCCCCAGTTCGTCTACTTCTTCGACGAGCACAACCCGGCGTCGCTGCTCGCGGGAATGGAAGCGGCCCTGAAGAAGCGCGGCGGCTGA
- a CDS encoding efflux RND transporter periplasmic adaptor subunit — translation MLGRTTKVLSRKTAAALLGLGLLAGVSCSKKQAPGGPPPAPVRVAVAEIASVPVEMRAIGTVEPAASVSLKPRVTGMITRVQFQEGQDVAEGDVLFTLDRKPFEVALREAEANVGRAAAEATNAEAEAQRYAELAEAGVASRQEAAQRLAAAKALRASVAAAQAAVGARRLELEYTTIKAPIGGRTGAVLVREGNLVQANQTELVVINKIEPILVSFTIPEKELRTLQQYMRAGELPVTAAPPEDPNAKGERGTITFVDNAIDPTTGTVRVKGTFQNAEKRLWPGQFVQTQVTLATRADALVVPAMAVQRGQAGPYVFVVGPDMVAQMRPVTPGDRAEGERVIINGGLAAGDQVITDGHLRVVPGAKVSIQPGAAPPPDAGVAAPVGQP, via the coding sequence ATGCTCGGACGGACAACCAAGGTTTTGTCGCGGAAAACGGCGGCAGCGCTCCTCGGGCTCGGGCTGCTCGCCGGTGTGTCCTGCTCGAAGAAGCAGGCGCCAGGCGGCCCGCCTCCGGCGCCGGTGCGCGTCGCGGTCGCAGAGATCGCCTCTGTCCCGGTCGAGATGCGGGCGATCGGGACCGTGGAGCCGGCGGCGAGCGTGTCGCTCAAGCCGCGCGTCACCGGCATGATCACGCGCGTGCAGTTCCAGGAGGGCCAGGACGTCGCCGAGGGCGATGTCCTCTTCACCCTCGATCGCAAGCCCTTCGAGGTCGCCCTGCGCGAGGCCGAGGCGAACGTCGGGCGCGCCGCCGCAGAGGCGACCAACGCCGAGGCCGAGGCGCAGCGCTACGCCGAGCTCGCCGAGGCGGGCGTCGCCTCGCGACAGGAGGCCGCGCAGCGGCTGGCGGCCGCCAAGGCCCTGCGGGCGTCGGTCGCCGCCGCGCAGGCGGCCGTCGGCGCGCGCAGGCTCGAGCTCGAGTACACGACCATCAAGGCGCCCATCGGCGGGCGCACGGGCGCCGTGCTCGTGCGCGAGGGCAACCTCGTGCAGGCGAACCAGACCGAGCTGGTCGTCATCAACAAGATCGAGCCCATCCTCGTGAGCTTCACGATCCCGGAGAAGGAGCTGCGCACGCTGCAGCAGTACATGCGCGCGGGCGAGCTGCCGGTCACCGCGGCGCCGCCCGAGGATCCGAACGCCAAGGGCGAGCGCGGCACCATCACCTTCGTCGACAACGCGATCGACCCGACCACGGGCACCGTGCGCGTGAAGGGCACGTTCCAGAACGCCGAGAAGCGGCTCTGGCCGGGGCAGTTCGTGCAGACGCAGGTGACGCTCGCGACGCGCGCCGATGCGCTGGTCGTCCCCGCGATGGCCGTGCAGCGAGGCCAGGCGGGGCCGTACGTCTTCGTCGTCGGTCCGGACATGGTCGCGCAGATGCGGCCCGTCACCCCGGGCGATCGCGCCGAGGGCGAGCGCGTGATCATCAACGGCGGCCTCGCCGCGGGCGATCAGGTCATCACCGACGGGCACCTCCGCGTCGTGCCCGGCGCGAAGGTCTCGATCCAGCCGGGGGCGGCGCCCCCGCCGGACGCGGGCGTCGCGGCCCCCGTGGGGCAGCCATGA
- a CDS encoding efflux RND transporter permease subunit, whose amino-acid sequence MTLSRAFIERPVMTTLVTLAIVLFGFAGYRALPVSDLPSVDFPTITVSASLPGASPETMAAAVATPLERQFSTIAGVDSMTSTSSLGSTQITLQFSLDRSIDDAALDVQSMISRAARQLPPDMPSPPSFQKVNPAEQPILYLALRSPTLPLNEVHEYAETTIAQRVSMVRGVAQVSVYGAQKYAVRIQLDPQQLAARGLGIDEVAGAVARENVNLPTGVLQGSDRAYVVQASGQLMRAPAFRPLVVAYREGAPVRLDELGKVLDSVENIRTASYYNGERAIVLAIQKQPGANTVAVIDEIKALMPNLRAEIPASVEVQTLYDRSISIRESVHDVKLTLVLTIALVVLVIFLFLRNLTATVIAGVALPVSIVATFALMWLLGFSLDNLSLMALTLSVGFVVDDAIVVLENIFRHLEMGKTPMQAALDGSREIGFTVVSMTISLVAVFVPVLFMGGILGRLLNEFAVTISVALLLSGFVSLSLTPMLASRILRAHKAKETAGETPGKPKAPGKPSLWMRVERGYERSLRFVMRHRVATLLVALSMVAGTAVLVVLLPKGLFPSEDTGQIFALTQSAQGTSYEAMDQYQKQVAEIVQKDPSIRSVMSSVGAGGPNAATNTGRLFIGLKDRSERDKSPDEIIRGLRPKLAGIPGIQVFMQNPPSIRLGGQLSRGQYQFTLTSPDTASLYSEARDFEAKVRGLGGLVDVSSDLEITNPEVDLLIDRDKAAALGLSAQTIEEALFTSFAQRQVSTIYAPTNQYLVLMELLPGYQRDPSSLSLLYVRSTGDKLVPLSAVTKTTEGTGPVSVNHLGQLPAVTVSFNLAPGVSLGDAVERVNTLARQELPATIGTSFQGTAQAFQASLGGLGLLILLAVLVIYVVLGILYESFIHPITILSGLPAAGFGALLALLIGGFELGLYSFVGILLLVGIVKKNAIMMIDVAIDLERREHKSPEEAIFQGCLVRFRPIMMTTIAAFMGTLPIALGFGAGAEARQPLGIAVVGGLLVSQLLTLYITPVIYIYLDGLQARLGSLLRARGRRRATVG is encoded by the coding sequence ATGACGCTCTCGCGGGCCTTCATCGAGCGTCCGGTGATGACGACGCTCGTGACGCTCGCCATCGTCCTCTTCGGCTTCGCGGGCTACCGGGCCCTGCCGGTGAGCGACCTGCCGAGCGTCGACTTCCCGACCATCACGGTCTCGGCCTCGCTGCCGGGCGCGAGCCCCGAGACCATGGCCGCCGCGGTGGCCACGCCGCTCGAGCGGCAGTTCTCGACCATCGCCGGGGTCGACTCGATGACCTCGACCAGCTCGCTCGGCTCGACGCAGATCACCCTCCAGTTCTCGCTCGATCGCTCGATCGACGACGCCGCGCTCGACGTGCAGTCGATGATCTCGCGCGCGGCGCGGCAGCTCCCGCCGGACATGCCGAGCCCGCCGAGCTTCCAGAAGGTCAACCCCGCCGAGCAGCCGATCCTCTACCTCGCGCTGCGCTCGCCCACCTTGCCGCTGAACGAGGTGCACGAGTACGCCGAGACCACCATCGCGCAGCGCGTGTCCATGGTGCGGGGCGTCGCGCAGGTCTCGGTCTACGGCGCGCAGAAGTACGCCGTGCGCATCCAGCTCGACCCGCAGCAGCTCGCGGCGCGCGGGCTCGGGATCGACGAGGTCGCGGGGGCCGTCGCGCGGGAGAACGTCAACCTGCCCACGGGCGTCTTGCAGGGCAGCGACCGCGCGTATGTCGTGCAGGCGAGCGGCCAGCTCATGCGCGCGCCCGCGTTCCGGCCCCTCGTGGTCGCCTACCGCGAGGGCGCGCCCGTCCGGCTCGACGAGCTGGGGAAGGTGCTCGACAGCGTCGAGAACATCCGCACGGCGAGCTACTACAACGGCGAGCGGGCGATCGTGCTCGCGATCCAGAAGCAGCCGGGCGCGAACACCGTGGCCGTGATCGACGAGATCAAGGCCCTCATGCCCAACCTCCGCGCCGAGATCCCGGCCTCGGTCGAGGTGCAGACCCTCTACGATCGCTCGATCTCGATCCGCGAGTCGGTCCACGACGTGAAGCTCACGCTCGTGCTGACGATCGCGCTGGTCGTCCTCGTCATCTTCCTGTTCCTGCGCAACCTCACGGCCACCGTGATCGCGGGCGTCGCGCTGCCGGTCTCGATCGTGGCCACCTTCGCGCTCATGTGGCTGCTCGGCTTCAGCCTCGACAACCTGTCGCTGATGGCCCTGACGCTCTCGGTCGGCTTCGTGGTCGACGACGCGATCGTCGTGCTCGAGAACATCTTCCGGCACCTCGAGATGGGCAAGACCCCGATGCAGGCCGCGCTCGATGGCTCGCGCGAGATCGGCTTCACGGTCGTGTCGATGACCATCTCGCTCGTCGCGGTGTTCGTCCCCGTGCTCTTCATGGGCGGCATCCTCGGGCGGCTCTTGAACGAGTTCGCCGTGACGATCAGCGTGGCCCTGCTCCTGTCGGGGTTCGTGTCGCTGAGCCTCACGCCCATGCTCGCGAGCCGGATCCTGCGGGCGCACAAGGCCAAGGAAACCGCGGGCGAGACGCCGGGCAAGCCGAAGGCGCCGGGCAAGCCGTCCCTGTGGATGCGGGTCGAGAGGGGCTACGAGCGCAGCCTGCGGTTCGTGATGCGCCACAGGGTCGCGACGTTGCTGGTCGCCCTGTCGATGGTCGCAGGCACGGCCGTGCTCGTGGTGCTGCTCCCGAAGGGCCTGTTCCCGAGCGAGGACACGGGCCAGATCTTCGCGCTCACGCAGTCGGCGCAGGGCACCTCGTACGAGGCGATGGATCAGTACCAGAAGCAGGTCGCCGAGATCGTGCAGAAGGATCCGAGCATCCGCTCGGTCATGTCGAGCGTCGGCGCCGGCGGCCCGAACGCGGCCACGAACACGGGCCGGCTCTTCATCGGCCTGAAGGATCGATCGGAGCGCGACAAGAGCCCCGACGAGATCATCCGCGGCCTGCGCCCCAAGCTCGCGGGCATCCCCGGCATCCAGGTCTTCATGCAGAACCCGCCGTCGATCCGGCTCGGCGGGCAGCTCTCGCGCGGGCAGTACCAGTTCACGCTCACGAGCCCCGACACGGCCTCGCTCTACAGCGAGGCCCGCGACTTCGAGGCCAAGGTGCGCGGGCTCGGCGGCCTCGTCGACGTCTCGAGCGACCTCGAGATCACCAACCCCGAGGTCGACCTGCTCATCGATCGCGACAAGGCGGCGGCGCTCGGCCTTTCGGCGCAGACCATCGAGGAGGCGCTCTTCACCTCGTTCGCGCAGCGCCAGGTCTCCACGATCTACGCGCCGACCAACCAGTACCTCGTGCTGATGGAGCTGCTCCCGGGCTACCAGCGCGATCCGAGCTCCTTGTCGTTGCTCTACGTCCGCTCGACGGGGGACAAGCTCGTGCCGCTCTCGGCCGTGACGAAGACGACCGAGGGCACGGGCCCGGTCAGCGTCAACCACCTCGGGCAGCTCCCGGCGGTGACGGTCTCGTTCAACCTCGCCCCGGGCGTGTCGCTCGGCGATGCCGTCGAGCGCGTCAACACGCTCGCGCGGCAGGAGCTGCCCGCGACCATCGGCACCTCGTTCCAGGGCACGGCGCAGGCGTTCCAGGCGTCGCTCGGGGGCCTGGGGCTCTTGATCCTGCTCGCGGTGCTCGTCATCTACGTCGTGCTCGGGATCCTCTACGAGAGCTTCATCCACCCGATCACGATCCTCTCGGGTCTGCCCGCCGCGGGCTTCGGCGCGCTGCTCGCGCTGCTCATCGGCGGCTTCGAGCTCGGCCTGTACTCGTTCGTCGGCATCCTGTTGCTCGTCGGCATCGTGAAGAAGAACGCGATCATGATGATCGACGTCGCGATCGACCTCGAGCGGCGCGAGCACAAGAGCCCCGAGGAGGCCATCTTCCAGGGCTGCCTCGTCAGGTTCCGGCCGATCATGATGACCACGATCGCCGCTTTCATGGGCACGCTCCCCATCGCGCTCGGGTTCGGCGCGGGCGCCGAGGCGCGCCAGCCGCTCGGCATCGCGGTGGTCGGCGGCCTGCTCGTCTCGCAGCTCCTCACGCTCTACATCACGCCCGTCATCTACATCTACCTCGACGGCCTCCAGGCGCGGCTCGGCAGCCTCTTGCGGGCGCGGGGGCGGCGGCGGGCCACGGTCGGTTAA
- a CDS encoding acyl-CoA thioesterase, producing MSETNADKREEPRATRDRYRHYIIIPTRWMDNDVYGHVNNVVYYSYFDTVINRYLIGEGGLDIAAGEVIGIAAESHCRYRQAITFPKDIDAGLAVSKLGRSSVRYEIGLFPQGEEEVAAEGWFVHVFVDRVTRRPTPIPERLREALSRLVVA from the coding sequence ATGAGCGAGACGAACGCCGACAAGCGCGAGGAGCCCCGGGCCACGCGCGACCGCTACCGCCATTACATCATCATCCCGACGCGCTGGATGGACAACGACGTCTACGGGCACGTGAACAACGTCGTCTACTATTCGTACTTCGACACGGTGATCAATCGTTACCTCATCGGGGAGGGCGGGCTCGACATCGCGGCGGGGGAGGTCATCGGCATCGCGGCCGAGTCGCATTGCCGCTATCGCCAGGCGATAACGTTCCCCAAGGACATCGACGCGGGGCTCGCCGTGAGCAAGCTCGGCCGATCGAGCGTGCGCTACGAGATCGGCCTCTTCCCGCAGGGCGAGGAGGAGGTCGCGGCCGAGGGGTGGTTCGTGCACGTGTTCGTGGACCGGGTGACGCGGCGGCCGACGCCGATTCCGGAGAGGTTGCGGGAGGCGCTTTCGAGGTTGGTGGTGGCGTAG
- a CDS encoding peptidoglycan-binding domain-containing protein translates to MSDNGNTGLGSPELAADETLRQVAGGAATLAKGSRGEGVRILQQALTTLGTPMTADGSFGPKTGAAISALQAAEGLPQTGVVDAATLAALDKRLTQKSASSLHDAMAKAAGLSPDQVAAMKQNTQAAAPAAPAAPSRNDVAFFTDSKDLQGLTPGAVADPDTPPPAADSVGDKAAGAQGALPADRSALFDEVRRAISGDEPALAALDRLLASGRLHAGALLPNLAAMARGRRDPKLVLEGGIDPHALLAQAIRHVDNPLRVKQGAGHGTCGAGTMMYVMLRLDPAEFVRILDGITQETSQVNLRSGRTLKMPRNAIPRDESGRVDIDRLLQSALMNHATAMSWIFDYDNPNDNDSFWAAIGGDTRVPLGNFTSLFQDVMGGSYASVSSVDDVLKAMGAGEKVPVIMKWGTGYHWVSVEKIERGGDGKPASVILRNPWGRDSCAGLPPRTVVPEGGGRFRMKYADFVENLHGATIKG, encoded by the coding sequence ATGAGCGACAACGGCAACACGGGGCTCGGGTCGCCCGAGCTCGCGGCGGACGAGACGCTGCGGCAGGTGGCGGGGGGCGCGGCGACGCTCGCGAAGGGATCGCGCGGCGAGGGCGTGCGCATCCTGCAACAGGCGCTCACCACGCTCGGCACGCCGATGACGGCCGACGGCTCGTTCGGCCCCAAGACCGGCGCGGCGATCTCGGCCCTGCAAGCCGCCGAGGGCCTGCCGCAGACGGGGGTCGTCGACGCGGCCACGCTCGCCGCCCTCGACAAGCGCCTCACGCAGAAGAGCGCGTCCTCGCTCCACGACGCCATGGCCAAGGCCGCGGGGCTCAGCCCCGACCAGGTGGCGGCGATGAAACAGAACACGCAGGCCGCTGCGCCCGCCGCGCCCGCTGCGCCCTCGCGCAACGACGTCGCGTTCTTCACCGACAGCAAGGACCTGCAGGGGCTCACGCCGGGCGCGGTGGCCGATCCCGACACGCCGCCGCCGGCCGCGGACTCGGTGGGCGACAAGGCGGCGGGCGCACAGGGGGCGCTCCCGGCCGATCGCAGCGCGCTCTTCGACGAGGTGCGGCGCGCGATCTCGGGCGACGAGCCTGCGCTCGCGGCGCTCGACAGGCTGCTCGCGTCGGGCCGATTGCACGCGGGGGCGCTCTTGCCGAACCTCGCGGCGATGGCGCGGGGCAGGCGCGATCCGAAGCTCGTGCTCGAGGGCGGCATCGATCCGCATGCGCTGCTCGCGCAGGCGATCCGGCACGTCGACAACCCGCTGCGGGTGAAGCAGGGCGCGGGTCACGGCACCTGCGGCGCGGGCACGATGATGTACGTCATGCTGCGCCTCGATCCGGCCGAATTCGTGCGGATCCTCGACGGCATCACCCAGGAGACGAGCCAGGTGAACCTGCGCTCGGGCCGCACCTTGAAGATGCCGCGCAACGCGATCCCGCGCGACGAGTCGGGGCGCGTCGACATCGACCGGCTCCTGCAGTCGGCGCTGATGAACCACGCGACCGCGATGAGCTGGATCTTCGATTACGACAACCCCAACGACAACGACTCGTTCTGGGCCGCGATAGGGGGCGACACGCGCGTACCGCTCGGCAACTTCACGAGCCTCTTCCAGGACGTGATGGGCGGCAGCTACGCGAGCGTCTCGTCGGTCGACGACGTCCTCAAGGCGATGGGCGCTGGCGAGAAGGTGCCCGTGATCATGAAATGGGGCACGGGCTACCATTGGGTCTCGGTGGAGAAGATCGAGCGCGGGGGGGACGGCAAGCCCGCCTCGGTGATCCTGCGCAACCCGTGGGGGCGAGACTCGTGCGCGGGCCTGCCGCCGCGCACGGTGGTCCCCGAGGGCGGAGGCCGCTTCCGCATGAAGTATGCCGATTTCGTCGAGAACCTCCACGGCGCCACCATCAAGGGCTGA
- a CDS encoding serine/threonine-protein kinase, which yields MQDAPVSQGDVIGGRYRIENLLGEGGMGVVVAATHVELLEPRAVKFMRPSASESPDAVMRFLREARAAARLKGEHIAKVYDAGRLESGAPYMVMEYLEGSDLRSLLKQRTTLPVDEAALYVLQACEALAEAHSNGIVHRDLKPGNLFLTRRPDGSPCIKVLDFGISKVLGPSQLEIQTTRSNVVLGTPSYMSPEQMKSPKSVDYRSDVWSLGVILYRMVTGNVPFPADNLPELISSMLTEPAPPSRQRPSLPPEIDRIVLRCLQRRAEDRFQTVAELAAALVPLAAKGAEHSVERIERLLASPPASGRAALPSPLPPRPFVEAADEIETRPEIAAPPRAKVLRLDSCTSTLRSPTPERAPLAIVAFGVVGAFALGLAGAAALWYHPAPPAAAPASQPAQTAPADPSPAPQPAQAPSASPSPPSAPSEAATPVRGPTRASSAPKESKATRAASDPFGRSRK from the coding sequence ATGCAGGACGCGCCGGTCAGCCAGGGGGACGTCATCGGCGGCCGCTACCGCATCGAGAATCTCCTTGGCGAGGGCGGGATGGGGGTCGTCGTCGCGGCCACGCACGTCGAGCTGCTCGAGCCGAGGGCGGTCAAATTCATGCGGCCCTCGGCCTCCGAGAGCCCCGACGCGGTGATGCGATTCCTGCGCGAGGCCCGGGCCGCCGCGCGCCTCAAGGGCGAGCATATCGCCAAGGTGTACGACGCGGGCCGGCTCGAGAGCGGCGCGCCCTACATGGTGATGGAGTACCTCGAGGGGAGCGACCTGCGCTCGCTGCTCAAGCAGCGCACCACGCTGCCCGTCGACGAGGCCGCCCTCTACGTCCTCCAGGCCTGCGAGGCGCTCGCGGAGGCGCACTCCAATGGCATCGTCCACCGCGACCTGAAGCCCGGCAATCTGTTCCTCACCCGCCGGCCCGACGGATCGCCCTGCATCAAGGTGCTCGATTTCGGCATCTCGAAGGTGCTCGGCCCCTCGCAGCTCGAGATCCAGACGACCCGCAGCAACGTGGTCCTCGGGACGCCCTCGTACATGTCGCCCGAGCAGATGAAATCGCCGAAGAGCGTCGACTACCGCAGCGACGTCTGGTCGCTCGGGGTGATCCTCTACCGGATGGTCACCGGCAACGTCCCCTTCCCCGCGGACAACCTGCCCGAACTGATTAGCTCCATGCTCACCGAGCCCGCGCCGCCGTCGCGGCAGCGTCCGAGCTTGCCCCCCGAGATCGACAGGATCGTTTTGCGGTGCTTGCAGCGCAGGGCCGAGGATCGCTTTCAGACCGTGGCGGAGCTGGCCGCCGCGCTCGTTCCTCTTGCAGCGAAGGGCGCCGAGCATTCGGTCGAGCGCATCGAGCGGCTGCTCGCGAGCCCTCCAGCCAGCGGCCGCGCGGCGCTCCCGAGCCCCCTCCCTCCGCGCCCCTTCGTCGAGGCCGCGGACGAGATCGAGACGCGGCCCGAAATCGCCGCCCCCCCGCGCGCAAAGGTTTTGCGATTGGATTCGTGCACGAGCACCCTCCGATCTCCGACGCCCGAGCGCGCGCCGCTCGCCATCGTCGCTTTCGGCGTCGTCGGCGCGTTCGCCCTCGGGCTCGCGGGGGCCGCGGCCCTCTGGTATCACCCCGCGCCCCCGGCCGCCGCGCCGGCCTCCCAGCCCGCGCAGACCGCGCCCGCAGACCCGTCCCCTGCGCCGCAGCCCGCCCAGGCCCCGAGCGCCTCGCCGAGCCCGCCCAGCGCCCCGTCCGAGGCCGCCACGCCCGTCCGAGGCCCGACGCGCGCCTCGAGCGCGCCCAAGGAGAGCAAGGCGACCCGGGCCGCGAGCGATCCCTTCGGCAGGAGCCGGAAGTGA
- a CDS encoding hydroxyacid-oxoacid transhydrogenase translates to MVCCHGYLPVEGADRAFTIDASSVTFGRGSIAEVGDRARALGAARVALFTDRTLASLAFFENARASLLGAGLDVVVYDEVEIEPTDASFLAAAEFAREGKFDGYVSVGGGSVIDTCKAAILYATYPADFYTYVNRPIGDGRAVPGPLPPHLACPTTCGTGSECTGIAVFDDRARKAKTGIASPRLRPTAAIVDPDATATLPSSVVAASGFDVLSHALESYTARPYCARPAPDRPTQRPMSQGRNPWSDIGSREALDLAGRFLVRATLDSADAEALEGLSWAATLAGIAFGNAGVHLPHAMSYAVSGLVRDFHMRGYPEGASLVPHGVSVAVNAPSVFRFTASTDPGRHLDAAARLGADTRGALPADAGELLAAELVRLMRKAGIPNGIGGVGYGEADLSALAAGTIVQTRLVDNAPRKVTEDDLAALFHGAIAYW, encoded by the coding sequence ATGGTTTGCTGCCATGGCTACTTGCCGGTCGAGGGCGCTGACAGGGCCTTCACCATCGACGCTTCGAGCGTGACCTTCGGGCGCGGATCCATCGCCGAGGTCGGCGACAGGGCCCGCGCGCTCGGCGCCGCGCGCGTCGCGCTCTTCACGGACAGGACCCTCGCGAGCCTTGCGTTCTTCGAGAACGCGCGCGCGTCGCTCCTCGGCGCGGGGCTCGACGTGGTCGTCTACGACGAGGTCGAGATCGAGCCGACCGACGCATCGTTCCTCGCCGCGGCCGAGTTTGCCCGCGAGGGGAAGTTCGACGGCTACGTCTCCGTGGGCGGCGGCTCGGTCATCGACACGTGCAAGGCGGCCATCCTCTACGCGACGTACCCCGCCGACTTCTACACCTACGTGAACCGACCCATCGGCGATGGGCGCGCCGTCCCCGGGCCCTTGCCGCCGCACCTCGCCTGTCCGACCACGTGCGGGACGGGCAGCGAGTGCACGGGCATCGCGGTCTTCGACGATCGCGCTCGCAAGGCCAAGACCGGCATCGCCTCGCCGCGCCTGCGGCCGACCGCGGCGATCGTCGATCCGGACGCGACGGCCACCTTGCCTTCGAGCGTCGTCGCCGCGAGCGGGTTCGACGTCCTGAGCCACGCGCTCGAGTCGTACACGGCGCGCCCGTACTGCGCGCGCCCGGCCCCCGATCGCCCCACGCAGCGCCCCATGAGCCAGGGCCGAAACCCCTGGAGCGACATCGGCAGCCGCGAGGCGCTCGATCTCGCGGGCCGCTTCCTCGTGCGCGCGACGCTCGATTCGGCCGACGCCGAGGCGCTCGAGGGGCTCTCCTGGGCCGCGACGCTCGCGGGCATCGCCTTCGGCAACGCGGGCGTGCACCTGCCGCACGCGATGTCCTACGCGGTCTCCGGCCTCGTGCGTGACTTCCACATGCGGGGGTATCCCGAAGGCGCTTCGCTCGTCCCGCACGGCGTCTCGGTCGCGGTGAACGCGCCCTCGGTCTTCCGCTTCACGGCGAGCACCGATCCGGGGCGGCACCTCGACGCGGCGGCGCGGCTCGGCGCGGACACGCGCGGCGCCTTGCCGGCGGACGCGGGCGAGCTGCTCGCGGCGGAGCTGGTGCGGCTCATGCGCAAGGCGGGGATCCCGAACGGCATCGGGGGCGTGGGCTATGGCGAGGCGGATCTGTCGGCCCTCGCGGCGGGCACGATCGTGCAGACGCGCCTGGTCGACAATGCCCCGCGCAAGGTGACCGAGGACGATCTGGCGGCGCTCTTCCACGGCGCCATTGCGTACTGGTGA